The genomic stretch ATTGCTTCActtaagttttaaaaattatatttatctCTTTTGATTTGACACTTTAGTAATTAGACCTTAAAATAGAGTCAAAATTTTAATAAGTATCCAAAAATGTCCttattataaaatttaatttattcttaTAAACAATTGTAAAGTAATTTGATATAACTATATAAAAGAAATGAGTGTCAAgtttttcataaaaatattttgttGTTTGATAATCAACTATAATAATAAATCTTTTGCTATAACATGCTACTTTTCATAGTATCTCATTGGGGATATAGATTCTCtttaagatagaaaagaaagtgttattttattttttaaaaaaattttatggactagcttttagtttttttgaagaaaagttgATGGATTAGTTCAGTGATGGAACTACTAGAGTCTGTAAATATCACTAGTTTAACATTTGACCAGGATAGAGATTAGGGATAATATTGATAGCTTTTCTATATTTCAAATGAAATATGAGAGAaatgaataagaaggaaaagggagaaaaatataaaatccatCATTTGTATAAACTTGGCAATAAGAAAGtttcattaaaatattaaggctaatattattattttaaatgaaTAAGGGGGTAGGTTTATTTTTCGAAACTCTTGGAGTACTACGTGTGAAATTGTAGGgtggtttctgaaattatccgataaactaaagaaagaaaaatgaaaaagttttATCGGATACATGGAAGGTAAGAGAAGCTGCTAGAAGACGTCTAGTCAGCGTTCAGTCCTGCAAAACCAAGCACCGACTCTCACTCTAAGCACAGCAAGTTCCCCCAAATCAtcacaaaatcatcaaaaaCCCATTTTTGACCGATTGATTGATTGGTTTGATAGCAGAGTAGAGCAAAGCCGGAGGAGAAAACATGGACGCGGCGAAGTTGGAAGAATTGGAGAAATTCATAGATCAATGCAAAGCAAACCCTTCCATTCTCTCCGACCCCTCCCTCTCCTTTTTCCGCGACTACATCGAAAGGTACAACTGAATAATACCATGTCTCATTATTAACGTGTGAAAAATGAGTTATTTTTGTTGCATATTAATAGCAGTAGTTTTGAGTCTTTATAAGTTTTAGGGATGCAGAGCgtgtaattttgttttttttttttttaagttcttATTTGGTTAATTGAATGTCTTTTGTACCTAATTCGATTTAATTCTTGCAAGGCAATGTGAATTTGTTTATGTTGTTAATGATTTGAGTGTTTGATTATTTTGAGTTTCGTTTTTTCCGTTTTTCCATTGATCGTTGCTTTAGTTGTTTTGTCATTATAAGTGGAAGTAATATTGTAATTCTCTGTTATTAGCCTTGGGGGAAAGCTTCCACCATCTGCTTACAAGGCTGGAGAGTATAAGGCGGTAAGCTTTCTggccttttttttctttctttgtataGCGTTTTCCCGTGGTCTGCTTTCTTAATCCCCAAAAATTGCTGAAGAAACGTAACAAATATTGTTGAAGTCAACGTGCACAGTTGAGAATGCACATCTATTTAATGTGTCCTGAGCATCTGATTTTTCTCTAATGTTGCTTATTAGACATAGGgaagagagaaagaaatggaAGAGATTTTAGATGTGCCACTAATCAGAATGGCTGAAATGGTCGAGTTATAATCCTGAACAAGGGTGTCCGCATCCCGGTTGCACTGTAGTTTGATACAACCTTGAAACATTAATTGAAGGAGCTAGTATTGTGTTTAGAGTCCAATTATTGAATTTCTTATACTAGCATGACCACTATTGCATGGAGATAGACCAAACTTTTGAGTAAGCTCATTTTGTAGCTTATGatttgatttattagaagtCTCATGTGGCCGAGGATCTTGATGAGGATATGGATGATGTTGAGGATGAGGATCACTCAAAGGTGGGTGCTGATGAAGAAGAGGAGCCTGAGATAATCGAATCTGATGTTGAGCTTGATGACACTGAAGTTGTGGAGCCTGATAATGATCCTCCGCAACAGGTTAGCTTCTAACACATTGTTCTTAATGTCAAAAAAGTGATCGTGTATGTCAGTGCttctatttttcaaatttgccaCTGCATTTTATAGATGGGAGACCCTTCGGTTGAGGTTAGTGAAGAAAGTCGTGATGCTTCTCAAGAGGCAAAGGCTCAGGCAATGGAGGCAATTTCTGAAGGTAAATGCCTATGGATGTCTTTACAGAGAACATGTTGGTGCATATTATTCTTTGATCTACTTGTCAACATTGGTTTTTGGCCCCCAGGAAAGCTGGAAGATGCAATTGAGCAGCTTACAAAAGCAATCTCACTCAATCCTACATCCGCAATCATGTATGCTACCAGAGGTAACTTTGCCTAGAACCTTGCAGTTGCTGCCTCAGTTGTTATCATTATGTTCGCTTGTACTCAATCGTTTGTTGACAATGTCCAGCATGTTCACATGAatgttttcaaattttttttacagCTACCGTGTATATCAAAATGAAGAAACCAAATGCTGCGGTCAGAGATGCCAATGCAGCTCTGGaggttttcctttttctttgatttttttttttgagaacttttcatGTTTCTTGTTGGTTTAATTGCATGTTTATCCACACTTTGTTGAATTACATGGGTGCTGTAACTTTTCCGCGGCTAAGAACTATGGTTTGCGCTCATAGTTGCTATGATGTGTGGCAATAAAAGATGAACATGTGACGTGTCAATTGCATGTGATCTCGTGTGCAGTGACTAGTTTCTACAAATCCATTCCTCTCATTGGAAGTATGACACAGGAGGAGTAGCTGCCAGTTAGCTTTTTGTCATGTTAACAGTCTAGGCATTGTATAATCAGAATTTTATTGTCTATACAGCAGTCAATTAATCTGTGCTTTGATTTGCGTGGTTTTGTTGTTAATACATGTTCAGAGTCATCTaatataattttatttattttgcagaTTAACCCTGATTCTGCTAAAGGGTACAAATCCCGTGGCATCGCACGAGCAATGCTTGGCCAGTGGGGGGAGGCTGCCAAGGATCTTCACGTAGCTTCTAAGCTGGATTACGATGAAGAGATCAGTGCTGTACTGAAGAAGGTATTTCATTTTCAACAACTGCACCATGCATATACATAATAAGTATGTTTACATAGTCATGCTGTGCTACCAATAATTAACAGTTGTATATTTTTTAAGTTGATGGTATTATTAGTGTGTTCCTGGTTTTATTGGCCATAAGCCCCTAAACTGATAGTTTCTTAAGCCCCTAAGATGTCAACTTTTGTGTTGTTCTTTTCGGTGCATTACTTAAGTTATGTTGATGTTTGAGTTCAACTTTAACCTTAGGTTGAGCCTAATGCTCACAAGATTGAGGAGCACCGTAGGAAATATGAAAGGCTTCGCAAAGAAAGGCAAGATAGAAAGATAGAACGAGAGAGACAGCGTCGCAAGGCTGAAGCTCAGGTTAATTGCTTTGTTGGATATACAAGAAGCTTTATAACTGGCTACATTTATTAATCTATTATTATATACTCTGCCTTAGGCTGCTTATGAAAAGGCTAAGAAGCAAGAGAAGTCATCATCAAGTGGAAGACCTGGAGGCATGCCAGGTGGGTTCCCGGGTGGGATGCCTGGTGGTTTCCCTGGAGGCAGCATGCCTGGTGGTTTCCCTGGAGGCATGCCTGGTGGTTTTCCTGGGGGCATGCCTGGAGGGATGCCTGGGAATGTTGACTACAGCAAGATATTGAATGTAAGTGGTCTTCTGTCCTCGGTAAACACTATGTGAGTGGTGTGTAGCTCAGATTACTGTCCATGGTACACAGCAGATATGAATTTTCATCTGTCAACTtttggaaaatttctgattatTTCGCACAAGTGAAGGTATCAGTTGCCAATAATAATTCCATGTTTTTACTTTATGTTATTGTCTGGAGCAGGATCCTGAACTAATGGCAGCATTCAAAGATCCAGAAGTCATGGCTGCTCTCCAAGATGGTATCTTTCCTTCCTGAAATATTTTCCTTCCTATCATCTGATACTTTACTCTTTTAGCGGTGGCCATTTGCTTTTTAATCAGAAAATATTAATGTTTAAAAACATTAGTGGGTACATTCTCACTGTTTTGCTTCCAAGAATACTATGAACTTGTGGTGTTTGTTTGGGCCTTGTGGGTTAATAAGGCATCTGGGATGTCTCATGTACATGCGTTTTGTGTTTCAGTGTTAACCATTAGAAGGGCTGACAATGGTTGGCTTTTCAATTCTTACGACAGGcaaaattaacaatttattGTCATAAAATTGGGATGCATACGTGAAGAATTGTTATATTCCTGCTTTTTGTCTCCTTGACTTGCAGTTACATAGAGGTGCCATATAGCAAATTAACTGGACGTTCAACTGCTTGTTTGCTTCTGGTTCTTAGGATGACCATCGTTGTTCACGAACAATGTCTCGTATTCATGATTTTATTCTTTCTTTCCGCTAACTTGGGGAATTGTTCTGCAGTGATGAAGAATCCTGCCAATTTGGCCCAGCATCAAAATAATCCAAAGGTAGCTCCCATCATTACAAAAATGATGAGTAAATTTGCGGGACCAAAGTAGATTCCTGGACTAGTGTATTATCTGGTTTTCCACACTCGGACATCCAGGGTGTCACGCGGTATCCAAGCTGAAAGTCAGTGTGCATCTTTGCTTTCCATGTATTGCAATATGTCTTTACTGCAGCAGGAGTTGAGGTTTTCATTTTATACACtatttatgttggaaagtttaaaattttaaatctcCCATAATGAAGATTATCAATTGATGGGAATGCTGCTCAGTCTTTTTGAAGAACAGTTGGCCGGTTTGTGTGGTAGATTGTTGGTTATACGTAGCTAAAATCTATTCCCTCGTGCTTTTCTTTTGGGCTGGGATCTGCATTTCTTGTCTTTTTAATATTGGGCTGCTACAAGCAAAACAAATGTAGAACAGGTATGAGCTAAAGCATTTTCTGGAGATGGCGATGAGATTACGCTGGAATTAGGGAATTTTTTTCAGCAGTCGTACTTTCTTACAAgtcttgttaaaaaaaaaaaaaaaagagcacaatcaaattattttttcaacTTGAAAATTCAAAGCAAAATAATGGATTAGAATAGGATTATATTGTTCACATACATCGTTTTGAACTTGGGATCTCGGATGGTTTGCTTAATAAGTTACAGAACGGGAATACAAGAAGGggcaaaaaaattaataataattgaGGGAGTTCGGATCCTGACATCTGTCCCTTGAGTGTTCTTTCGCAGCAATTGCTTATAGACAGAGTTACAAAGAGCGGGTGTATGCTGGCAATCGGGCCACCGTTCTGGTTTTGGATCTAATGACACACCTTACAAAATCTAAAGCTGGGCATTCGAGGCTGATAAAGGTTGCTTGTTGCATGCCAATAAAGTATGTCTAACAAATGTCGGCAAATGAATCTTTTGGTCTGCGTCATTTTCTATATTTCGACTGTAACCTGAACCTGATATCTGAAAATTGCTGCCAAAGGTTTAGGATAGCAAGTGATTCATGACTGGTTTTTGTCAAAAAGCAATCCAGGTGTGGTATGGTTCGCCAGCAAActgtgagacttgtacagaacCAAAATTTAAACAAGAAGCAgactccttttgagaaaacaattagcactttgtttggattgagcatTATTTACCCagttttatttgcttacatcatcattacaatttccaatacacatttttatcttcccaattacctttttatctcacatacattgcatcacaaaaagtgctacggtaaaaatatcccaaataacttacaatccaaacaaatttgtTTTTTGCACGATTTTTTTCAGTTTTGGGATCAAATTTTAGACCCTAACACCAGTTattattcccttttttttttgggggtcaaAAGAACACCAGTTATTATTCAAGTCATAGCTCTTTTGCAATGTGGTTCTTAAATGAAAATAGAGGATTGGCTCGTCTCTCATCCCACCAATAACTCTTTCATCTCCCAGGAAAAGAACTGTTGGTAGAAACGCACTAAGAACTAACACCACCAAAACGCCATCTCCATTCTACCACCTGGTTACATCTCAATAATATCAAGTTCATGCGAACCATTAAAAATATAATAAGAGTTTCACcttatttactaattttttgaCGAGTTCAAAAGCAACTATTTCGAGTTGCCTGAGAATTCAGGCGTTAAATTTGTTGTTCACCCAGGTGAAGAGTCGGTCGCCTGCTAAAGTTCTTCATCTACCCCAACCGTGTATGACTGCCCTGTCTCATGCATCTTTTCTACGGCTCTTAAAAGCATTTCTTACCTATGATCCTGGGTTGATATGTATAAACAATAATATTCATGATGGCTACGTATAACCTTTTCCGATCTAACCTGgggtgtgtgtgtttttttgttttgaaaaccTGTCAAGCCTTGTGTTGATTAGAATTTCACTCGTCACTTGATGCCTAGAATATTTTTCACAACCAGCCAATCCTTTGGGTACCACAAATATTTTGTTAGAACGAGTTTTTGACGATGTATGTGATACGTGTCCTCCCACAATCTGacttttaaaatgaattatGTTTTAGTCtgctcattttttttctttttttttttaagtaaaggAATGGACAACTACACGCATCTGTGGAGCTTGCTTAGCCCACATTATGTAAGGTGAAAAATTCAGTTCTAAGAGTACTTTTcttatttcaagaaatcatGTGTTAATTAGACATAAATTCCAACATATTtaataacaaaatcaaaattacactaaaaaaaaaggacaTAAACATGACCTTTAATTACATATGAATATatgaaaattcaaaatataaaaaaaaaaaaaaaaaaaagagagagagaataaaGGAAATAGATTTGCAATTTAGACTCTAGAGTTTGACCACTTTCACCTTAACTTGGGAGTTAGTAGTAAGCAGTATTAAATGGGAAATTTCTTGCCATCTAACAAACATATCTAACTTTGCTTACTATTTCCTCAACAACTTCCATCTTTCCATGTCTTTAGACAAAAAGTACTATAAACAAACCATAACATCTAATCTACACATTCCATCTTCTTGAACCATTGATTACGGAGTTGATTATCTGAGACATTTCAGTTCAGTTCTAACACATTTATTCTGACTAATACTTGAAATCTTCCCATTGATTAGTTCATTACAAATCATCTGGTAGGCCCACCACCCCTACTTTTGTACACCATAAAGTGAAagattgattgtttaaattcATAATAAGGGTTGAtctaatccttgaatctaacgAGCTTTGGTAGCTTAGAGATAAAACAGTGGAATTAATTCAATTGCTACTCAAAAAAAGTCTCAAATGGGATTCATTtgcattcattttcttgactttaaGATGTCTGTTGGTTTGCTTAATGACGATTGCATTACGTACAAAACACATCATTGAGTCCTTGGCACACTAATTAACAATTCTCTTCCTTTGTGGGAAGTAGGAACAGTTAATCCCCtgccatttttttttagtttattattattattattttttttggtgggtAATTTTAGTTCGATATCTGTACTTTTGATTTGTTAGCTCACGTGTCGCTTTAAATGTGCTTCATGATGGTGCTTAAGGCATAATGGTGTTAATCTTGCCCTTAAGACTCGCTTTCTGCTGTGCTATAACCACAAGTGGAGACATTTCTTAGGATTAGAAATTAATAAACCTTCACGATGCCGATTAAAGTGGTAAAGAAATGAATAATTGCTCTTAGAATGAGTTTAAGCATTTCTTTGCTTTGGTGGTAAGTTGTATCCCGGGGACAATTTATCTGCGTTACTTTCTATACAAGTAGAATGGAACAGAAGTCAGCTCAAATTTGCTCCCATAAGTTTCCGTCTGTTGGTCCAAATGAAAGTGAACGATGAGCAAATTTAggcgaaattttttttcttttttggcttcCGAAATTGTTCTATAAATTGTACAATTTTCGATACTTTGAAGGCAAAATAATATATTTGTTGTCACATTTCTAAAAGCTTAGAGTATAATAATATTCGTTCACAACTCCATATGTATCTAAAGCGTTTAGATAATATGTCAGACTGGATGTCACTTGTTTTGGGATcaagtttattttgaaaaattcctAATCAAACGCTGCCATTTTGTCCAAAAAATTAGAATCTATCACGCAATTTTGCTTAGACAACATGTTTtcagagggaaaaaaaaagtccCATATGAGAGACCTACCTTAATTCCATTACCTTAATTCAATTTTTCACACTGACTAGCTTGCTATAGCATTAATATACACCGTTCTTCTTTCTTATCCTTCTCTAATTTTCTATTATTGCATCACAGCTCAGATGACCCAAACCACCTACTTGTTTTTGTACGTGGCGATGGTTTTAATTTTTTAGAAACTTTTTTTCTACCCCAATTTGTGCttctaaaaattttcttttctgatTTACCTAGCTATCATATCCCCCACTTAATtatcatgtgcaagttttttcCCTCTTATGCAGGGGCAAGAATGGAGTTGCGAGCATATATTTGCCGTGCAAAGGGCAAAAACGCTCAAGAATCAAGATAGGTCATAATCGAGGGTATTTATTGTACTAGACAGCCTTAACAAGTATCGCCAGCCGCCTTTGACTATTAGAATTGGAGGGTAAAATGAACATAAGTTGGAAAGGTACGACTAGCCCTTAATTTTGGAGGATTGATGgatcatgtgcaagttttttcCCTCTAATGCAGGGGCAAGAATGGAGTTGCGAGCATATATTTGCCGTGCAAAGGGCAAAAATACTCAAGAATCAAGATAGGTCATAATCGAGGGTATTTATTGTACTAGACTGCCTTAACAAGTAACACATGCCGCCTTTGACTATTAGAATTGGAGGATAAAATGAACATAAGTTGGAAAGGTACACGACTAGCCCTTAATTTTGGAGGATTGAGATGATTGGAGAGAAGCAAATATAAGTGAGAGATTTCGAATTCGAATCCTTtcacttacactaaaaaaaaaaaattcaaattacaGAAGAGCAAATGCTAGTTAAACATACAAGTGTTACAAATTCATCCCCCTTTTAACACACTCGTCTAGCATTCAAACACACTCCTCCTATCTAAATGTTTATCTCATTTATGTGCTTATTCTCGTTAGCAATAGTCAGTCCTAACCCCTTACTGATTCTTGTCTCTTCGCGATGTTGCGATTGTGAGCTTTCACCGGCTACAGTGATGACATGACTTCAACATTTTGCAAACAGTTTGGCCATAAAACACTAAATTTACCAAACAATACTAGTCCAATTCTAAATTGAACTCATCCTTTCTGTTCCGTGTCGGGTAATAGTCATACATGTTCCATTATTTCTTCTCAATGCTGGCGCTGGATTAACAGAAGACACTTGTATAAGTACTAATTAGTACGTAATCTCAAGCGTATTATCCagaagtatatatatatatatatatagtactcTGCATGGCATTTTAGGTGTCACCAATTGTTATACGTACCTGCCCAGGTACGTACTCGTTACACCCAACAATCCATACGTGGCTGATGATGATTCATGTCGTTCATGTTCGAGAAAATTAGAGTTTCACACGTGGGTTGCTCGTGAATGTACAAGCACATCTTTCATTTCTGCAGGTTTGCGAGCAAATTGCATG from Coffea eugenioides isolate CCC68of chromosome 8, Ceug_1.0, whole genome shotgun sequence encodes the following:
- the LOC113779325 gene encoding FAM10 family protein At4g22670 translates to MDAAKLEELEKFIDQCKANPSILSDPSLSFFRDYIESLGGKLPPSAYKAGEYKAKSHVAEDLDEDMDDVEDEDHSKVGADEEEEPEIIESDVELDDTEVVEPDNDPPQQMGDPSVEVSEESRDASQEAKAQAMEAISEGKLEDAIEQLTKAISLNPTSAIMYATRATVYIKMKKPNAAVRDANAALEINPDSAKGYKSRGIARAMLGQWGEAAKDLHVASKLDYDEEISAVLKKVEPNAHKIEEHRRKYERLRKERQDRKIERERQRRKAEAQAAYEKAKKQEKSSSSGRPGGMPGGFPGGMPGGFPGGSMPGGFPGGMPGGFPGGMPGGMPGNVDYSKILNDPELMAAFKDPEVMAALQDVMKNPANLAQHQNNPKVAPIITKMMSKFAGPK